A genome region from Triticum aestivum cultivar Chinese Spring chromosome 2B, IWGSC CS RefSeq v2.1, whole genome shotgun sequence includes the following:
- the LOC123041145 gene encoding zinc finger BED domain-containing protein RICESLEEPER 2 gives MSEEMKQKFDKYRKDVHGLMSVATVLDPRYKLHMLQALFGSLYGIEYADVKVDEVRKLMANLLEQYREDVEVVATSEAMDTDVAEVDGVDDVMNIFDQYMSSKPTICASQVRTELDLYLEEQTIKRVPDKDMDIINWWKVAGAKYPTLQKIAHDILPIPVASVASESAFSTSGRLLSSHHSRLVPSMAEALMCMQSWSRADMIG, from the exons ATGTCTGAGGAAATGAAACAGAAATTTGACAAATATAGGAAAGATGTACATGGACTTATGTCTGTTGCAACTGTTCTTGATCCAAGGTACAAACTTCATATGTTGCAAGCTCTGTTTGGTTCTCTCTATGGAATTGAATATGCAGATGTTAAAGTTGATGAAGTAAGGAAGTTAATGGCTAATCTGTTGGAGCAATATCGAGAAGATGTTGAAGTTGTGGCTACATCGGAGGCTATGGACACTGATGTCGCAGAAGTTGATGGAGTTGATGATGTAATGAACATCTTTGATCAATATATGTCCTCAAAACCTACGATTTGTGCTTCTCAAGTTCGGACAGAATTAGACTTGTACTTGGAAGAGCAAACCATCAAGAGAGTACCAGACAAAGATATGGACATCATAAATTGGTGGAAAGTTGCAGGTGCAAAGTATCCTACTTTGCAAAAGATTGCTCATGATATACTGCCTATCCCTGTGGCATCGGTGGCATCAGAATCAGCGTTTAGTACTAGTGGCAGGCTACTTAGTTCACATCATAGCCGACTTGTGCCAAGTATGGCTGAAGCACTCATGTGCATGCAATCTTGGTCCCGTGCTGACATGATAG GATGA